The Halomonas binhaiensis nucleotide sequence CAGTGTCGCCATTGGTGGCCTCAAGGCCGAACATGCCGCCCAGGTACGTGCCAGTGGCGCCGACGGCATGGCCGTTGTCTCCGCCATCTGCGGGCAACCCGACCCTCAGGTCGCGACTCAAGTGCTGGTGAAGGAGTGGAAGGGCGCAACCTGAGGCGAGTTTCAAGCTACGAGCTCCGAGCGACAAGCCTCGAGCTGTTCAGTACCACTCCATGGATCACAGACAACAGCCGAGGTTTCAACTCGAGCGCAGCGTGCTCGCGGCTCGAGACTCGTAGCTGGAAGGGACTCAGACCGTAGGTCGCCTCTTCAAGGAAGTGCGTCCTTCCTGATAGGCAATCGATAGCCCGCTGCCAATGATCAGCGTGCCGCCGATCAACACCCAGATATCGGGCACCTCACCCCAGATGCCCCATCCCAGCAGCACCGCCCATAGCATGGCGGTGTAATCGAAAGGCGCGGCAATGGCCGCAGGAGCATGGCGAAAAGCCAGAGTGATAAAGACGGTGGCGCCCACTCCCAGGGTGCCTGAAAGCAGAAAGCCAGGCCAATGCCACGCCATTGGCGTCTGCCATACAAAAGGCAGCATGAAGCTGGAAAGCACAAAGGGCACCAGGGCCATGTAGAAGACCATGGCCCAGAGATACTCTCGCGTCCCGTAGCGGCGCGACGTGATCATCATCAATGCGTAGAACAGAGCGGCTCCCAAGGCAAACAGAGCCCCAAGAGAGATTCCTGAAAAACTTGGCCTCACGACTACCAGCACCCCCACAAAGCCGATCAGGGAAGCCAGTATCACCGGAGGCTGGACCTTTTCATTCAGCAAGGGCACCGACAGCAGGCTGACAAACAGCGGCGCTGCAAAAGCAATGGCCGTCGCTTCCGCCAATGGCATCATCGTCAGTCCTGTCACGAAGCAGGCCATCGCCCCCGCATAGATCAAACCACGCACCAGATGCACCTTGGGGCGTCTGGTGCGGAGCTTGCCCAGTCCTCCGGAGAAATACGCCAGCAATGCGATCAGTGGCAACGAAACCAGCGTACGGAAGAAGATGATCTGGATCGTTGAATAACTGGCCCCCAACCATTTGGACACAGCATCCCCCAATGCCAGACACAGCACCCCAAGACACATGTAGGCAATGCCCTTGAGCGATGGTGACACAGCTCCTCCTCGAGACAGACATCATTCTTGATATGAACATTCTGGAAATAGACAACAACGCCGATGCACTAGGCATCGGCGTTGGAGAACGCTAGACAATCAAACGCCCTGAACGCATGCAACAGGGCGGTTGCGAGGCAGGCTACAAGCTGGCTTGCACCACCATGCAGTCCATGCCCTGCTGCTGCAGACTCTGGCAAGCGCTGCGCGCCTGATTTTCCTGCAGATCCACGACCCGGGCACGATAGACACCGGTACTGTCGGCACGAGCCACAGATACCCGGGCATTTGCCATCTGGGACGAGATCTTTTCCGCTGCTTCACTGGCCTGCACACGGGCATGATCAGCATTGCTGAAGGCGCCGACCTGCACGCCCCAGTCACCCTGGCCCTGAGACTGCACTGAGGGCTGGGACTGCGTAGTTGCCGGAGCCGCCGATGCTACCGCGACACTACGGCCGGCCGTAGGGGTCGAGTAAGTTGAAGCAGGCGGGGAAGTGGACGCCACACTCGGACGATCAATCAGCTGACGCAAAGGGTCCGATGCTGCGCTGCTCCCTGAACTCCCACCCACGCTCGATGTGGAAGAAGCCGACGAGGAAGAATAGCGTGCCGATGAGCCATAAGTGGACGACGAGCCGGATGCAGACGCATAAGAGGCGCTAGACGAATAGCTTGGTGTCGTCGAGGCATAGCTGGATGTGGACGTCGCCGGCTGAACCACTCTTTCGACACGCGACGGCTGCACCGCTGTATTTGCCGGGGCGCGTGTCGTCGCAGCAGCGCTGTATGCAGAGGTTGCTGGCGCTGTAGACGAGACACTGGCGACCTGAATCTGACGCGAGGGCGTGGCGGGCTGGAAGCCATGTGAAGACTCCATCAACTCGCCACCGGAGAAATTGGTATCGGCCAGAAAACCACGGCCATTAAGCAAGGAGGCGCGCATGAACCCACGATCCAATACGCTCATCATCTGCTCATCGCGGGATGCAGCGGTATATCCGCCCATGACCACCGCCACCATGCGCTTGCCGCTGTGCACGGAAGATGTCGCCACATTGAAGCCCGAGGCTCGGATGAAGCCAGTCTTGAGGCCATCAGTACCCGGATAGTTCTTGAGCAGACGGTTATGCCCGGTGTGTCGAGTGCCCTTCCAGGTGAATTCCGTCAGCGCAAAATAGTGGTAGTACTGCGGAAAATCACGGATCAAATGCATGGACAGGATGGCCATGTCCCGCGCCGTCGTCCTCTGACCGTCATCCGGCAGTCCCGAGGCATTGCGGAACGTGGTGTTTCGCATGCCCAGTTCCTGAGCCTTGCGAGTCATCATGCTGGCAAATTGGGATTCTGTTCCACCCAGGGATTCCCCGACCACCACCGCGACGTCGTTGGCTGAGCGCACCACCATGGCTTCGATGGCCTTCTCTACCGGAATGCTCTGACCAGACTTCAACCATAGCTTGGTTGCCGGCATGGAGGCTGCATGGGATGACACTGCCAGGGGAGTTGTCATGGTCTTGGAGCCACTTTCCAAGGCCTCGAACAACATATAAAGCGTCATCATCTTTGTCAGAGAAGCAGGATAGCGAGGCTCATCTGCATTCTCGGCATACAGAATCTCATTAGTTTCGGCATCGACCACGATACCGGCATAACGCGGATTGGCCCACACTGTGCCTGACGCCAGGCTCAGGACCAGGCTGGCAACCAGCGCTAGTATCAGCGAGGTGGCCGAGCGCCACCCGGTACTCCTTGCGGACACCATTATCATTCCCCAGAATTTCCAGCTTGCTCTGAGAGCATTATGACCCACTTGGCTGATCTGTACAGGCCAAAGCGCGGGAAATCCTCGGAATTATCGTCTTTTAACCGCAAAAAAGTCCCACAAATGACGGTTGGTAGACATTCTCAGCTTGTCAGTCGGGTGACACCCAGCCACACCAGACGCAGAGCCAGCACCGTCAGTATCCAGCGGAAAGCAAGGTCGAAGCGCTGCTCAGACAGGCGCGATAGCAAGCGCAGGCCCAGCCAGGTGCCCACTACCCCAGACAGGACCATCAACACCATCAACCCCAGCCAGTCACGGAAGACGAAACCCGCCACGCCGAAGACAAAGGCCTTGCTCAGGTGCTGCAATGTCATGCAAGCAGCAAAAGTGGCCACCGTGGACTGGCGTCCGCCACCACGTTGCTTGATGAATGAAGCCACCATGGGCCCCGAGGCCCCCACCATACTGGAAAGCAGTGTCGTCACGGCACCGGCGACGAGTGTGCCGAAATGGCCCAGTGCGCGCTGAGGCAACCCTGGCCCCCAGATGGTAAACAGGACAAATCCCGCGATGGCCAGCTCCAATACCCCTGCCGGCAAGCGAATCAGCAACCAGCTGGCCACCAGGGCTCCGATGATCGCCCCGGGGACAAAACTTGCCAGGGCTTTCCACTCCACATGACGCAGCGTCATGGCCAGGCGTCCACCATTGGAGCCCAGCTGCACCATGCCATGCACCGGAATCAATGCCGATGCCGGCATCACCTGAGCCATGGTCATGATCAACAGGGTACCTCCGCCAACCCCCATGGAGGCGCTGATCATCGAAGTCAGCGAGGACAACACTACCAATAGCAAGTTGATATCAGTGGACAACGGGGAGAGTTGGAGGAGCGGCGCCATTCGCGATCCTTTCTTATGATCAAAGGCCTGAAGCATACTCGAAGACAGCATTTGCACATATCCGAGCACAAGGTTTCCGCCACAGAAGGCCATCCACCGGTAAAGGACAAAGCACCGGCACTGCAGAAGGCTGGCAGCACCGTTCGTACCTGAGCGGATAGAGCCCCCTGGCTCAGCCGAACAGTCAGGGGGCAATCATATTTCACGACGCTCCAGTGTCGCTCGACGAATCGCCGGTGAGTCCGCGTCTCGCCTCGTGTTTCACGAAGCAGTAATCCGCAGCGAGCGGGATATAGAACACAGCATTGACGCTGATATTACCCTACCCCAAGCTCTAGCCTTGTCTGCATTGACAAGCTCTGGCAACCAGGAAAGTGATTCACAATGACTGCTCAAAAAATTATGCCCGGACATCCAACTCCGAAGATAAACCTTCGCTCGATCACAGGAGAGCAAATGCAGCTTGGCGGTGAAGGAAAATGGCAGTTGGCTGTCGTTTATAGAGGTCGGCATTGCCCGCTTTGCCGTGAATATCTGAAGACACTCAACAGCATGCTTGAAGCCTTTCAGGAGGCAGGCGTGGAGGTGATTGCTGTTTCTGCCGATCCTATCGAACGAGCTACGGGCACAGCCAATGAGGAAAACTGGCGCTTTCCTGTAGCTTATGCGTTATCTCCAGACCAGATGCGCGAGCTTGGACTGTATGTCTCCGAGCCGCGCTTCTCTCAGGAAACGGAATGGCCTTTCGCGGAGCCGGGTCTGTTCGTAACCAATCCCGACGGTTTATTGCAGATCGTGGACATCTCGAATGCGCCTTTTGCACGCCCCGACCTCCAGATTGTTCTGAATGGCCTGAAGTTTATCCGCGAAAAGAACTACCCGATCCGTGGCACCGTAATGGTCTGAGCGCGCTGCAATATCCTGGCAGGCCTTTCGGGCTGGTAGCGCAAGCGCTGCCGCCCCGAAAGGCCTGTAGTGCCAGTGTTGTCATGTGGGTCAGGGCTGGATTCAGCCCACCAGACCCAACGCCTTCAGCGATGCAGCCTGTCGTTCGGCATAAAGTGCCAGCTCATCGGTGACAGCGGCGCCCAGCGCCTCCTCAAAGGCCTCACGATTGGCATTGCCCTGACCAACTTGCCCTTCCTCTCCGCCGAGGTTGGACTGGAAGATACCGGCGGCAGACACCGGCAGAAAATCTTCATAGGTGATGGGATCGGCAATGATCGTCCCCGCCGCCAACAACTCCTCAAGCTTTCCTTCAGCCTGCGACTCTCCGGGGGCCAGGCGATACTCGAAGAAGGCCAGCCCTTCGCGACGCAGGATGGTGTCGTCATCAGGGAAGGCCTCGAAGACGTCGGCCAAATGCGCCTGGTGAGCCTCATTGTCTGCGCCTGTAGCCGCCTGACGCGCCTCATTGAGCAGGCGGTCATATAGTTCACGCCCCCTGGGCGTGAGCGCCATGCCACGCTGTTCGATCTCACCGAAACGAGCAGTATGCGAGCCCTCAGCATCGCCAACGAAGCGCGTGACCTCTTCCAGCGCCTTGAAGCTAGTCTGGCGCAGCAGGATCGGGCACTGGCGACGGGGTGGGCCCTCGATCACCACCTTGGGCGACATGCCAGCCGCGGGCATCCGGCGCTGAACTTCATCAATGTCCAGGGTTCGCGGCGTCAGGTGGTTAATGTGCGGGCCACGGAAGCACACCACATCGGCAATCAGACGGTGAGCGGCATGCAGGTCGTCATAGGTCGCGCGATCCACCGTGGCATGCTGGTGCCAACGGAAGGTCTCCAGTGCCTCGGCGACAAACCGGTCTGCCTGATCGCTGGTCAACCCGCCCTCGTTCTCGAAAGCGGCAATCAGCTCCCGCACCCCCGGTGTAAAGATATCGCGCTGTGCGAGTATATCGGCGGCACGCTGGCGCAGGGCGGCATCCTCGATCAACTCCAGGCGCAGCAATGACGTGAACAGGCGGAAAGGATTACGTGCCAGGGCTTCGTCCTCGACTGGGCGAAAAGCCGTGGAGTGCACCGGAACGCCTGCCTCGGACAGGTCGTAATAGCCCACCGGGTACATGCCCATCACCGCGAACAGGCGACGTAACATCGCCAGTTCCTCAGCCGTACCCACCCGAATCGCGCCATGACGCTCGACACCGAGGCGTTCCAATTCACCACGGGCCTCAAGGCTGGCCTTGAGTTCAGGTCGTGCTTCCAGTGTCTCGCGATTGACGGTCTCGACCAGCTCCAGCAGGGTGCCATACTGCGGCACTTCGGCCTGATACATGGCCGACATGGCACGCGAGAAACGGTCACGAATCTCATTGGAGGAAACGAAAGAGGACGACATGGAGGCTCTACCTGATGTGTGGGAACGCATGGGGATGGTTTGCAAGGAGTCATGACGGACAGGGATGCAGCGCTTCCATAGGACGCCGGTACATCCGACTCATATGGCCATGAAAGCAAAGCCGACAACAGACGACAAACGAAAAAAAGCACGCTTTGCATTCCATTATGGAATGCCTGGTGCGAATATCATATCTGCTACGGATGCTAGCCTATAGTGGGAACAGCAGGTTGAAGGAGCACCTCTTTCAGCACACTTTATTCATTCTTGAAACTCTCTCATGAAAGCTCGTCACCTTCCTTCCACAGTTACCATACAGTGCTTCGAGACCGCAGCGCGGCACCTCAGCTTTACCCGTGCCGCCGAAGAGTTGAGCATTACCCAGAGTGCCGTCAGCAAGCAGGTGGCGCAGTTGGAAGATGTGCTGCAGCGCAAGCTTTTTCGCCGCCTGAGGCGCAGTCTGGTGCTGACGCCGGAAGGCGCGCTGTACCTGAGCGAAGCGCGCAAGATTCTGGCCCAGCTCGAGATGTCGACCAATACCATCCAGACCTGGAGCGGCCAGGGCGAAGTGCTGAAAGTCGCGACCTTGCCGACTTTCGGCAGCCGCTGGCTGGCACGCCATCTCCCCGCCTTCCTCGAAGCCCGCCCACAACTGACCCTGCAGCTCACCGATCGTGTCGAGGCCTTCGACGTTCATGGTGAAGGCCTCGATGTGGCCGTGTTCCACGGCCATGGCAGTTGGCCAGGGCTCGAATGCCACCGACTGTTTGGCGAAGAGGTCGTTGCGGTGGCCGCCCCGCATTACCTGGTCGAGCGGCAGCCGGATGCCGCCCGGGCCTTCGGCGACTGTCGTCTGCTGCACCTCGCTACCCGCCCTGCAGCCTGGCACCACTGGTTTGCCGGCCAGAGCATCCGCAGCGAGCGCAGCTACTACGGTACGCGGGTCGAGACCTTCCACACCCTGATCCAGATGTTGATCAACGGTGCCGGACTGGGGCTAGTACCGCGCTTCCTTATCGACCAGGAACTGGGCAGCGGCCAACTGCAACTCGCCTCTCCCCACGTCCTGACCACTCCCGACGCCTATTACCTGGTTACTCCGGAAGCCCTCGGCGAGCAGCCACACGTCAGGCACTTCATCAACTACCTGGTCGAGCGGGCTGCACAGTCTCCGCCTCTTACTCCACCCCATACCACGCCCCATCAGCGAGCTCAGTGACCAAGGATCTGGCTGAGGAACAGCCTCGTCCGCTCGGAGCGCGGGGCACTGAAGAATGTCTCCGGCGGTGCTTCCTCAAGGATCTGGCCCTGGTCCATGAAAATCACCCGATCCGCTACGGTTCTGGCAAAGCCCATCTCGTGGGTCACACAGAGCATGGTCATGCCATCCCTTGCCAGCTCGACCATGACATCGAGCACCTCCTTGATCATCTCCGGATCGAGAGCCGAAGTCGGTTCATCGAACAACATGACTTCCGGCTTGAGACACAGCGCCCGGGCGATGGCGACGCGTTGCTGCTGACCGCCGGATAACTGGCCGGGATACTTGAGGGCCTGATCGGCAATCTGTACCCGTTCGAGATACTCCATGGCAGTCGCCTCGGCCTCCTTCCGCGGGCGCCGCTGCACCCAGGTCTGGGCGATACAGCAGTTGTCCAGCACCGACAGGTGAGGAAACAGATTGAAGTGCTGGAACACCATGCCGACATGGCGGCGAATCTGCTCGATGCGCTTGACGTCTTCGGTCATATGCATGCCATCGACCACGATATCGCCCTGCTGATGCTCCTCGAGATGATTGATGCAGCGAATCAGGGTCGACTTGCCGGACCCTGATGGCCCGCAGATGACGATACGCTCCCCGCGTTCAACCTTGAGGTCGATATCCCGCAGCACATGAAAGTCGCCATACCACTTGTTGAGCCCGGATATCTCGATCATCGCCGGCTGGTCGGAAGCCGAGACCGGTGATGTACCTTCCGGCATAGAAGTGGCTGATTGAGAAGACATCATCGTTACTCCCGAATCATTGGAATTGTTGTGAGCGTTACGAGCTTCGAGCTTCGAGCTTCGAGCTTCGAGCAGCATGGTCCAGGGAAGCGCTGAATAAATCAGCCGAGCGGGATGAAGCACAAGGCGCACGGAGCGCAACCACCGGAACCTATGGGGTATAGGTGAGGATGGTGAGCACCGCGCAACGTAGTGATTCGCACGCGCAGGCATTTATGCAGCGCTTCCCCTCAATGGCCACGATGCAGGCGCCTCTCCATATACTGACTGTAGCGCGACATGCTGAAGCAGAAGATCCAGAACATCAGTGCCGCAAAGACATACCCTTCCGTCGCGAATCCCAGCCAATCGCTATCGGTCAGCCCGGCACGGATGATCGCCAGCAGGTCGAACAAGCCAATGATCAACACCAGCGAGGTGTCCTTGAACAGCGCGATGAAGGTGTTGACGATGCCGGGAATCACCAGCTTGAGCGCCTGGGGCAGGATGATCAGCCCCATCCGTCGCCAATAGCTGAGCCCCAGCGCCTTGGCAGCTTCCTCCTGGCCCTTGGGGATTGCCTGAAGGCCGCCTCGCACCACCTCGGCCATGTAGGCGCTCCAGAAGAACATGATGCCGATCAGTGCCCGCAGCAGCTTGTTGAACTCGACCTCGTTGGGCACGAACAGCGGCAGCATGACCGATGCCATGAACAGCACAGTGATCAGCGGTACGCCACGCCAGAACTCGATGAAGACGATGCACAGGCTTCTGACCAGCGGCATCTGCGAGCGGCGCCCCAACGCCAGCAAGACGCCAAGCGGCAATGAGCCGACAATCCCCACCGTTGCCACCGTCAGCGTCAGCATCAGGCCACCCCAGCGGCGAGTCGGGACATGGGGCAGATCGAACACCCCGCCCACCAGCAACAGCCAGGCAATGATCGGGAACCCGACAAGGGCAAAGACTACCACCCACTTTCTGGCCGGCATGCGCGGAATCGCCAGCCAGGCAATGGTCGCCGCCATCAACGCCAGGGTGATATCGACCCGGTAGCGCTCTGCCACGGGATAGAAGCCATAGACAATGGTTTCGAAGCGCGCACTGATGAACACCCAGCAGG carries:
- a CDS encoding DMT family transporter, encoding MSPSLKGIAYMCLGVLCLALGDAVSKWLGASYSTIQIIFFRTLVSLPLIALLAYFSGGLGKLRTRRPKVHLVRGLIYAGAMACFVTGLTMMPLAEATAIAFAAPLFVSLLSVPLLNEKVQPPVILASLIGFVGVLVVVRPSFSGISLGALFALGAALFYALMMITSRRYGTREYLWAMVFYMALVPFVLSSFMLPFVWQTPMAWHWPGFLLSGTLGVGATVFITLAFRHAPAAIAAPFDYTAMLWAVLLGWGIWGEVPDIWVLIGGTLIIGSGLSIAYQEGRTSLKRRPTV
- a CDS encoding D-alanyl-D-alanine carboxypeptidase, which encodes MIMVSARSTGWRSATSLILALVASLVLSLASGTVWANPRYAGIVVDAETNEILYAENADEPRYPASLTKMMTLYMLFEALESGSKTMTTPLAVSSHAASMPATKLWLKSGQSIPVEKAIEAMVVRSANDVAVVVGESLGGTESQFASMMTRKAQELGMRNTTFRNASGLPDDGQRTTARDMAILSMHLIRDFPQYYHYFALTEFTWKGTRHTGHNRLLKNYPGTDGLKTGFIRASGFNVATSSVHSGKRMVAVVMGGYTAASRDEQMMSVLDRGFMRASLLNGRGFLADTNFSGGELMESSHGFQPATPSRQIQVASVSSTAPATSAYSAAATTRAPANTAVQPSRVERVVQPATSTSSYASTTPSYSSSASYASASGSSSTYGSSARYSSSSASSTSSVGGSSGSSAASDPLRQLIDRPSVASTSPPASTYSTPTAGRSVAVASAAPATTQSQPSVQSQGQGDWGVQVGAFSNADHARVQASEAAEKISSQMANARVSVARADSTGVYRARVVDLQENQARSACQSLQQQGMDCMVVQASL
- a CDS encoding sulfite exporter TauE/SafE family protein — translated: MAPLLQLSPLSTDINLLLVVLSSLTSMISASMGVGGGTLLIMTMAQVMPASALIPVHGMVQLGSNGGRLAMTLRHVEWKALASFVPGAIIGALVASWLLIRLPAGVLELAIAGFVLFTIWGPGLPQRALGHFGTLVAGAVTTLLSSMVGASGPMVASFIKQRGGGRQSTVATFAACMTLQHLSKAFVFGVAGFVFRDWLGLMVLMVLSGVVGTWLGLRLLSRLSEQRFDLAFRWILTVLALRLVWLGVTRLTS
- a CDS encoding peroxiredoxin-like family protein encodes the protein MTAQKIMPGHPTPKINLRSITGEQMQLGGEGKWQLAVVYRGRHCPLCREYLKTLNSMLEAFQEAGVEVIAVSADPIERATGTANEENWRFPVAYALSPDQMRELGLYVSEPRFSQETEWPFAEPGLFVTNPDGLLQIVDISNAPFARPDLQIVLNGLKFIREKNYPIRGTVMV
- a CDS encoding VOC family protein, whose protein sequence is MSSSFVSSNEIRDRFSRAMSAMYQAEVPQYGTLLELVETVNRETLEARPELKASLEARGELERLGVERHGAIRVGTAEELAMLRRLFAVMGMYPVGYYDLSEAGVPVHSTAFRPVEDEALARNPFRLFTSLLRLELIEDAALRQRAADILAQRDIFTPGVRELIAAFENEGGLTSDQADRFVAEALETFRWHQHATVDRATYDDLHAAHRLIADVVCFRGPHINHLTPRTLDIDEVQRRMPAAGMSPKVVIEGPPRRQCPILLRQTSFKALEEVTRFVGDAEGSHTARFGEIEQRGMALTPRGRELYDRLLNEARQAATGADNEAHQAHLADVFEAFPDDDTILRREGLAFFEYRLAPGESQAEGKLEELLAAGTIIADPITYEDFLPVSAAGIFQSNLGGEEGQVGQGNANREAFEEALGAAVTDELALYAERQAASLKALGLVG
- a CDS encoding LysR substrate-binding domain-containing protein, with amino-acid sequence MKARHLPSTVTIQCFETAARHLSFTRAAEELSITQSAVSKQVAQLEDVLQRKLFRRLRRSLVLTPEGALYLSEARKILAQLEMSTNTIQTWSGQGEVLKVATLPTFGSRWLARHLPAFLEARPQLTLQLTDRVEAFDVHGEGLDVAVFHGHGSWPGLECHRLFGEEVVAVAAPHYLVERQPDAARAFGDCRLLHLATRPAAWHHWFAGQSIRSERSYYGTRVETFHTLIQMLINGAGLGLVPRFLIDQELGSGQLQLASPHVLTTPDAYYLVTPEALGEQPHVRHFINYLVERAAQSPPLTPPHTTPHQRAQ
- a CDS encoding amino acid ABC transporter ATP-binding protein, with the protein product MIEISGLNKWYGDFHVLRDIDLKVERGERIVICGPSGSGKSTLIRCINHLEEHQQGDIVVDGMHMTEDVKRIEQIRRHVGMVFQHFNLFPHLSVLDNCCIAQTWVQRRPRKEAEATAMEYLERVQIADQALKYPGQLSGGQQQRVAIARALCLKPEVMLFDEPTSALDPEMIKEVLDVMVELARDGMTMLCVTHEMGFARTVADRVIFMDQGQILEEAPPETFFSAPRSERTRLFLSQILGH
- a CDS encoding amino acid ABC transporter permease yields the protein MNDSTARDTLIAARPAPDSHHGLVGWLRSRLFNGPVNSIVSLLTLALLVWALTPLVQWALINADWLGDSREACSGEGACWVFISARFETIVYGFYPVAERYRVDITLALMAATIAWLAIPRMPARKWVVVFALVGFPIIAWLLLVGGVFDLPHVPTRRWGGLMLTLTVATVGIVGSLPLGVLLALGRRSQMPLVRSLCIVFIEFWRGVPLITVLFMASVMLPLFVPNEVEFNKLLRALIGIMFFWSAYMAEVVRGGLQAIPKGQEEAAKALGLSYWRRMGLIILPQALKLVIPGIVNTFIALFKDTSLVLIIGLFDLLAIIRAGLTDSDWLGFATEGYVFAALMFWIFCFSMSRYSQYMERRLHRGH